A single genomic interval of Desulfobaccales bacterium harbors:
- a CDS encoding 50S ribosomal protein L11 methyltransferase, which translates to MATSNFSGWSYRLSSHLVLCSRRQPHPTELKEQVLVVHPGEAFPPGHPTTRLCLDLLRQALTTESPDRLLDVGCGAGVISLAAAALKVPLVVGVDLAWGAALATFENARENGLADSIRVAQGSTECLKARFDVVVANLPWEVQRDKVSELDRLADGGLILSGFRANQENPLLASYQKLGWSLDHRVVREFSHPELPPDISFTWVAWLLKR; encoded by the coding sequence ATGGCGACATCAAACTTCTCAGGTTGGTCGTATCGCTTGTCTTCTCACCTGGTGCTGTGTTCCCGCCGTCAACCGCATCCGACTGAGTTAAAAGAACAAGTTTTGGTGGTGCACCCTGGTGAGGCCTTTCCTCCGGGCCATCCCACCACCCGCCTCTGTCTGGACTTACTGCGGCAAGCGCTAACCACTGAATCTCCGGACAGATTGCTCGATGTGGGGTGTGGCGCCGGTGTAATAAGCCTGGCGGCTGCAGCCCTTAAAGTGCCCCTGGTAGTGGGAGTTGATCTTGCTTGGGGGGCGGCCCTGGCCACTTTTGAGAACGCCCGGGAAAATGGGTTGGCTGATTCGATCAGGGTGGCGCAGGGCTCCACCGAGTGCCTGAAAGCACGCTTCGACGTCGTGGTGGCCAATCTGCCCTGGGAAGTCCAGCGGGATAAAGTGTCGGAATTGGACCGCCTGGCGGATGGCGGCCTCATCCTCTCGGGGTTTCGCGCTAACCAGGAAAACCCCTTATTGGCAAGCTACCAGAAGCTGGGCTGGTCGCTCGACCACCGCGTAGTCCGGGAATTCTCCCATCCCGAGCTCCCTCCGGACATAAGCTTCACGTGGGTCGCCTGG
- a CDS encoding DsrE family protein: MSEEKEKIVLISTHAGEDPERAIFPLLLANAAQSMDVEAVVVLQGNGVYLAKKGYADDVTFPGLTPLKTLVDNYVANGGSFLV; the protein is encoded by the coding sequence ATGTCGGAAGAAAAAGAAAAAATTGTTCTGATCTCCACCCATGCGGGGGAGGACCCGGAACGCGCCATCTTTCCCTTGCTGTTGGCCAATGCGGCCCAATCCATGGACGTGGAAGCCGTGGTGGTCTTGCAGGGTAATGGCGTGTATCTGGCCAAAAAGGGCTATGCCGATGATGTTACCTTTCCCGGCTTGACCCCATTGAAGACGCTGGTTGACAACTACGTTGCCAACGGCGGATCATTCCTGGTCTGA
- a CDS encoding sigma 54-interacting transcriptional regulator, with protein sequence MHDQKINRYWKEIINTMNDGLMVVSPDGTMLMVNQAFEKIVGYSREELIGRSCTMLSCDTCATARSEGKGQWCHLFEQGAATRKSCLLMRKDGSYVHTLKNAAILRDEAGQVLGAVETLTDISEMDKRDEQIHHLSKLMDTSGDFHGLVGKSPTMQQVFELTQKAAQSEAPVIIFGESGTGKELVAHAIHALGRRREGPFITCNCAALNEALLESELFGHVKGAFTGAYTHRQGRFEAAHRGDIFLDEVGDIPPAIQVKLLRVLESKQFERVGDHRPIYADARIITATHRDLESLVSAGTFREDLFFRINVIPIHLPPLKGRLEDLPLLVDHFLTRLRQRSGKPITGLTREAMKLLLDHPWPGNVRELKGALEYAFVVAETGLIAPEHLPPKLSSREVSPTTPPEARGTPDSDEKTALIDALRQAGGNQSQAAALLGVSRVTVWHRMKKYGIDVHKLVTV encoded by the coding sequence ATGCATGATCAAAAGATCAACCGGTATTGGAAAGAAATTATTAATACCATGAACGACGGCCTCATGGTGGTGAGCCCGGATGGCACCATGCTCATGGTGAATCAGGCCTTCGAGAAAATTGTGGGATACAGCCGGGAGGAACTTATCGGCCGTTCCTGTACCATGTTGAGCTGTGACACGTGCGCCACCGCCCGTTCGGAAGGCAAAGGCCAGTGGTGCCACCTCTTTGAGCAAGGGGCGGCCACGCGTAAGTCCTGCCTGCTGATGCGTAAAGATGGTTCTTATGTTCATACCCTGAAAAATGCCGCCATCTTACGGGACGAAGCCGGGCAAGTGCTGGGCGCGGTGGAAACGCTCACTGATATTTCGGAAATGGACAAGCGGGATGAGCAGATCCACCATCTCTCCAAGCTTATGGATACGTCCGGCGACTTTCATGGTTTGGTGGGGAAATCTCCCACCATGCAGCAAGTCTTTGAACTCACCCAAAAGGCCGCCCAAAGCGAGGCCCCGGTGATTATTTTCGGCGAGAGCGGCACCGGCAAAGAACTGGTGGCCCACGCTATTCATGCCCTGGGCCGGAGGCGGGAGGGGCCGTTCATCACCTGCAATTGCGCCGCGCTCAATGAGGCCTTGCTGGAAAGCGAACTCTTCGGGCATGTCAAAGGGGCCTTTACCGGGGCCTATACCCATCGCCAGGGCCGGTTTGAGGCCGCCCACCGGGGAGATATCTTCCTGGATGAGGTCGGCGATATCCCGCCGGCTATCCAGGTTAAACTCTTACGCGTCCTGGAGAGCAAGCAGTTTGAGCGGGTGGGGGACCATCGGCCCATCTATGCCGATGCCCGCATCATTACCGCGACCCATCGCGACCTGGAATCTCTGGTGTCGGCAGGGACTTTCCGGGAAGACCTGTTTTTCCGCATCAATGTCATTCCCATACATTTGCCGCCGCTCAAGGGACGTCTGGAGGACCTCCCCTTATTAGTGGATCATTTCCTCACCAGGTTGCGCCAGCGCAGCGGCAAGCCCATAACCGGCCTCACCCGGGAGGCCATGAAGCTGCTCCTGGACCATCCCTGGCCGGGCAATGTGCGGGAACTCAAAGGTGCGCTGGAGTATGCCTTTGTGGTGGCCGAAACCGGTCTCATCGCACCTGAACACCTGCCGCCTAAGCTCAGTTCCCGGGAAGTCTCCCCGACAACTCCCCCAGAGGCGAGGGGAACCCCGGATTCCGATGAAAAAACTGCTTTGATCGATGCCTTACGGCAGGCCGGCGGCAACCAGTCCCAAGCCGCGGCCCTCTTGGGGGTCAGCCGGGTCACCGTTTGGCACCGCATGAAAAAATACGGCATCGACGTGCACAAACTGGTTACTGTTTGA
- a CDS encoding sulfurtransferase TusA family protein — protein MKSDQNLDISGVLIPFSLALYKSTLAQMAAGAILKICLSDRDTLRDLLIIVERSGNDVLAWEKQDDCYNVWVRKDRTPLAPSQVPGSLA, from the coding sequence ATGAAATCTGACCAAAACCTGGATATTTCCGGGGTGCTGATTCCCTTCAGCCTGGCCTTGTACAAATCCACCCTGGCCCAGATGGCAGCCGGAGCAATTTTGAAAATTTGCCTGAGTGACCGCGATACCCTCCGGGATTTATTGATTATCGTGGAGCGGTCCGGCAATGATGTCCTGGCTTGGGAAAAGCAGGATGATTGCTATAATGTCTGGGTGCGAAAAGACCGGACGCCACTGGCGCCTTCACAAGTGCCTGGTTCGTTGGCATAA